One genomic segment of Spirochaetales bacterium includes these proteins:
- a CDS encoding DUF4382 domain-containing protein, with protein MTDKKGCFIIPVVLSICLLTAASCLPPLELPASFNTGEVEVLLTGNASYDTMKSLIPGIEGIWISIARVEAHNDDGTWRTIVDNGGEGMRFNLIDIACDIAVVGIGVLETGLYTQLRLVLDNDNSIDIVENELLRELPLAVPGGSETGIKLVTSFEVTRAARLNIVLSFNPEKSLVAMGNDRFRLQPVFEIETISPVAD; from the coding sequence ATGACGGACAAAAAGGGATGTTTCATAATACCGGTGGTGCTTTCCATATGCCTTTTAACGGCGGCTTCGTGTCTCCCCCCCCTCGAACTGCCTGCATCGTTCAATACGGGTGAGGTCGAGGTTCTCCTGACGGGAAATGCTTCTTACGATACCATGAAATCACTCATACCGGGGATCGAGGGTATCTGGATTTCGATAGCCCGCGTCGAAGCCCACAATGACGACGGGACATGGCGGACGATCGTCGATAACGGCGGGGAGGGGATGCGGTTCAATTTGATCGACATCGCCTGTGATATAGCGGTCGTCGGTATCGGAGTCCTCGAAACCGGATTGTACACGCAGCTTCGTCTCGTTCTCGATAATGACAATTCCATCGATATCGTCGAGAATGAATTGCTGCGTGAATTGCCGCTTGCCGTGCCGGGAGGATCGGAAACCGGGATAAAACTCGTCACTTCGTTCGAGGTCACGCGGGCGGCACGTCTGAATATCGTTTTATCCTTCAATCCTGAGAAATCTCTCGTCGCCATGGGAAACGACAGGTTCAGGCTTCAGCCTGTTTTTGAAATAGAAACCATATCTCCGGTTGCAGATTAA